A window of the Candidatus Methylomirabilota bacterium genome harbors these coding sequences:
- a CDS encoding DNA topoisomerase IV subunit A: protein MATKPRRMTAVEKKLVGVADVVISAAERRKDPTLAIPVRSLSNVTFNERKGLIELGKRKQARSFFNVGMAKKFMQTVLVADALSELQRSNLTTSLREIYYRTKHTIKDSHENTLDTQDESDPLIEDLEVTLAALREELHVRAENAGSVVGPLVLVDDGDRVDCARLGKGGYSVPSIVEPEYLQIRRCTAEFVLLVEKGTQWNRLSEDKFWRRYNCVLLTGNGQPPRGVRRLARRLHEEYRLPVYVLVDNDPWGYYIYSVVKQGSINLAFESQRMAIPKAKFIGLSSADPESYGLPRNVGIKLNDKDIARARELLSYTWFQKKSWQEEIKRMLSSGLKYELDALANKDFQYLTKKYLPRKLKERDWLD from the coding sequence ATGGCCACCAAGCCTCGGCGGATGACCGCGGTCGAGAAGAAGCTGGTCGGCGTGGCCGACGTGGTGATCAGCGCGGCGGAACGGCGCAAGGATCCCACCCTGGCGATCCCGGTCCGCTCGCTGTCCAACGTCACCTTCAACGAGCGCAAGGGCCTGATCGAGCTGGGCAAGCGCAAGCAGGCCCGGTCGTTCTTCAACGTGGGAATGGCCAAGAAGTTCATGCAGACGGTCCTCGTGGCCGACGCCCTCTCCGAGCTGCAGCGATCCAACCTCACCACGTCGCTCCGCGAGATCTACTACCGGACCAAGCACACCATCAAGGATTCGCACGAGAACACCCTCGACACCCAGGACGAGTCCGATCCCCTCATCGAGGACCTGGAGGTGACGCTGGCCGCTCTGCGCGAGGAGCTTCACGTGCGGGCCGAGAACGCCGGCTCCGTCGTGGGGCCGCTGGTGCTGGTCGACGACGGCGACCGCGTGGACTGCGCGCGCCTGGGCAAGGGCGGCTATTCCGTGCCCTCCATCGTCGAGCCGGAGTATCTGCAGATCCGGCGATGCACCGCGGAGTTCGTCCTCCTGGTCGAGAAGGGCACCCAGTGGAACCGGCTCTCCGAGGACAAGTTCTGGCGCCGGTACAACTGCGTGCTCCTGACCGGCAACGGCCAGCCGCCGCGCGGTGTCCGACGGCTGGCCCGCCGGCTGCACGAGGAGTACCGGCTGCCGGTCTACGTCCTCGTGGACAACGACCCCTGGGGCTACTACATCTACTCGGTGGTCAAGCAGGGCTCCATCAACCTGGCCTTCGAGAGCCAGCGCATGGCCATCCCCAAGGCCAAGTTCATCGGGCTGTCGAGCGCGGATCCCGAATCGTACGGGCTGCCGCGCAACGTGGGCATCAAGCTGAACGACAAGGACATCGCCCGGGCGCGCGAGCTGCTCAGCTACACGTGGTTCCAGAAGAAGAGCTGGCAGGAGGAGATCAAGCGGATGCTGTCCAGCGGGCTCAAGTACGAGCTGGACGCCCTGGCCAACAAGGACTTCCAGTACCTCACCAAGAAGTACCTGCCCCGCAAGCTCAAGGAGAGGGATTGGTTGGATTAG
- a CDS encoding DNA topoisomerase VI subunit B: MPKRKPRKPAKPAPQPKPTPAVSAVEMGARQREISVSEFFTKNRHLLGFDNPRKALLTCVKEAVDNALDACEEGGILPDVVVKVEAVANGGPPPPASQASRFRITVSDNGPGIVRQQIPRIFAKLLYGSKFHRLRMSRGQQGIGISAAGMYGQLTTGKPVQIISRTGPKAPAHYFEVQIDTKKNEPLILEKKQIDWECPRGTRVTMEVEGRYQKGRASVDEYIEQTIIANPHVKLTYLTPEDETREHPRTYAELPPSPREIKPHPYGIELGMLLKLLQDTTSHSLAGFLAGDFSRVSPALAAEICKAAGLSPRARPRDIHGEAAEALYKTIQSTRIMAPPTNCLSPIGEKAILSGLYQQIKGDFYTAVSRPPAVYRGNPFVIEAGLAYGRGPSANGRGEDKPAVPLAEGEAQQDGTELARVIRYANRVPLLYQQSACVIYKAVLDTTWRNYGVPQSRGALPAGPMVIFVHMASVWVPFTSESKEAIADYDEIRKEITLALRECGRRLGAFVRRRQRADSEFRRRNIFELYIEEVVESCNRLKGGRLPTAKLKEQLKQIALKRTGGTATDELLGKNGSGPTGLPHSIIVTPEGVEGEVPALNGDGRPGKA, encoded by the coding sequence ATGCCGAAGCGGAAGCCCCGGAAGCCCGCGAAGCCCGCCCCGCAGCCCAAGCCCACGCCCGCGGTCTCGGCCGTGGAGATGGGAGCCCGGCAGCGGGAGATCTCCGTCTCCGAGTTCTTCACCAAGAACCGCCATCTGCTGGGGTTCGACAATCCGCGCAAGGCCCTGCTCACCTGCGTCAAGGAAGCTGTCGACAACGCGCTGGACGCCTGCGAGGAGGGCGGAATCCTCCCCGATGTCGTCGTCAAGGTGGAGGCCGTCGCCAACGGGGGGCCGCCGCCCCCGGCGAGCCAGGCCAGCCGCTTCCGGATCACCGTCAGCGACAACGGCCCCGGCATCGTCCGCCAGCAGATTCCCCGGATCTTCGCGAAGCTCCTCTACGGCTCCAAGTTCCACCGCCTGCGCATGAGCCGAGGCCAGCAGGGCATCGGGATCTCGGCCGCCGGCATGTACGGCCAGCTCACCACCGGCAAGCCGGTGCAGATCATCTCCCGCACCGGCCCCAAGGCCCCGGCGCACTACTTCGAGGTCCAGATCGATACCAAGAAGAACGAGCCGCTGATCTTGGAGAAGAAGCAGATCGACTGGGAGTGCCCCCGGGGCACCCGGGTGACCATGGAGGTCGAGGGCCGGTACCAGAAGGGCCGCGCCTCCGTCGACGAGTACATCGAGCAGACGATCATCGCCAATCCCCACGTCAAGCTGACCTACCTGACGCCGGAGGACGAGACCCGAGAGCATCCCCGCACCTACGCCGAGCTGCCACCCTCGCCACGCGAGATCAAGCCGCATCCCTACGGCATCGAGCTCGGGATGCTGCTCAAGCTGCTGCAGGACACCACCAGCCACTCGCTGGCCGGGTTCCTGGCCGGTGACTTCAGCCGGGTGTCGCCGGCCCTGGCCGCCGAGATCTGCAAGGCGGCGGGCCTGTCCCCCCGCGCGCGGCCCCGGGACATCCACGGCGAGGCCGCCGAGGCCCTCTACAAGACGATCCAGTCCACCAGGATCATGGCCCCCCCGACCAACTGCCTGTCGCCGATCGGCGAGAAGGCGATCCTGTCCGGCCTGTATCAGCAGATCAAGGGAGACTTCTACACGGCGGTGAGTCGGCCGCCGGCCGTGTATCGCGGCAACCCCTTCGTGATCGAGGCGGGTCTGGCGTACGGGCGGGGGCCCTCGGCGAACGGCAGGGGGGAGGACAAGCCGGCCGTGCCGCTCGCCGAAGGGGAGGCCCAACAGGACGGCACCGAGCTGGCCCGGGTCATCCGGTACGCCAACCGGGTGCCGCTGCTCTATCAGCAGTCGGCCTGCGTGATCTACAAGGCCGTGCTCGACACGACCTGGCGTAACTACGGAGTGCCCCAGTCTCGCGGGGCGCTGCCCGCCGGCCCCATGGTGATCTTCGTCCACATGGCCTCGGTATGGGTGCCCTTCACCAGCGAATCCAAGGAAGCGATCGCCGACTACGACGAGATCCGCAAGGAGATCACGCTGGCCCTCCGCGAGTGCGGCCGGCGGCTCGGCGCCTTCGTCCGGCGCCGTCAGCGGGCGGACAGCGAGTTCCGTCGGCGCAACATCTTCGAGCTCTACATCGAAGAGGTCGTCGAGTCCTGCAACCGCCTCAAGGGCGGTCGGTTGCCCACGGCGAAGCTGAAGGAGCAGCTGAAGCAGATCGCCCTGAAGCGGACGGGGGGCACGGCGACGGACGAGCTGCTGGGCAAGAACGGCAGCGGGCCGACCGGGCTGCCGCATTCGATCATCGTCACGCCCGAGGGCGTCGAGGGCGAGGTGCCGGCGCTCAACGGCGACGGCCGGCCCGGGAAGGCCTGA